A single Branchiostoma floridae strain S238N-H82 chromosome 11, Bfl_VNyyK, whole genome shotgun sequence DNA region contains:
- the LOC118426603 gene encoding QRFP-like peptide codes for MGERVMRSRICVIGLLVLMLTHSEAYSFREKSWRTSPYYRQYGGYFRRRDGGDQAPSFTSTGNGENVSTGLDDDAGIYLSDQAGDDGISPADKRSAMLQQLAQQLKNRPREKGGFTFRFGKRESRRSFGSD; via the exons ATGGGGGAGAGAGTCATGCGGTCGAGAATCTGCGTCATCGGGCTGCTGGTCCTGATGCTGACGCACTCCGAGGCCTACAGTTTCCGGGAGAAGAGCTGGCGAACATCCCCGTACTACCGGCAGTACGGCGGCTACTTCAGAAG AAGAGACGGAGGCGACCAGGCACCGTCGTTCACGTCGACAGGAAACGGCGAAAACGTCAGTACCGGGCTCGACGACGATGCCGGAATCTACCTGTCCGACCAAGCGGGCGATGATGGGATCTCCCCGGCTGACAAGAGATCGGCGATGCTGCAGCAACTCGCCCAACAGTTGAAGAACCGGCCACGGGAAAAGGGGGGCTTCACTTTTAGGTTCGGGAAAAGGGAATCGCGACGTAGTTTTGGGTCAGATTAA